Proteins encoded within one genomic window of Scomber japonicus isolate fScoJap1 chromosome 16, fScoJap1.pri, whole genome shotgun sequence:
- the LOC128375239 gene encoding uncharacterized protein KIAA1522 homolog: protein MSNRDSLGFGDLIPQDVVEIFAQEKHNKRGRKKRSHSLGRALGWLKGKKRKDLRVNGQSLGLGPALDLALDGHPAGHQGGHKGGQKSGKQSHPQGNSHAVPKRDDDDKTPAPPLLQENVFIEASRPKYLEDLHTEALEGLKMMQQEETNNGVVYQDNESTVSAMTVQTEGDGEGFMTDSTVADTSSVVSVQSSVSTRSSRSGLTRQGSTFRPLNSGKKSEKAKTRRRHRKTVGGIPQHVQRELGLDRVGWTASSKLEEEQLFNGETDDSMTIDEPQLAAESQKEASPSFRVTKVIQPIRKHQDEQLCATHASHKDDLALLHRLGPDLSGGQRPRSLAVPWMTTANSLQQEPPSPVMSMSPQAAYMSKIIPNAVLPPSIEVVEISRGRSRSSVRTVSKTSLLLSSPAPSRASTRSTSSRSSNITSASQYNASHLSDSSCWSNSESSETLVSDSSTISSSSTPRQKRSQDGDASGKEDKVSVRSSISKASTCTSNGKLISKGDKAKNEGPFVRSLSVMKPKRAPPPPNRSYSLHNKLKRRSRDLAEVRTNSGESSLHNVSGEENEKNKPGPSPLSLRIMDSPDYNADTSSLDDSTGSGSFSPFKSQLQAVKTEKAAKVEESKDATKEKQEPLQENKLSKMISPSSGYSSQDCTSPQLSKQPHSSSPRHKRGILAKLQRLFPGSTPAGSAPSPLTEPQASEDTKSTADASLDTVSVNPSVQALKELFNIPPPPKVHAPPPPPPEVWAHNKRTFELLLGPPAPDNTYAIIKKNPKDRRQQRQSPSASAEGSVKTKKVQESEFLNVEILKENNERLAEQNDLKGSSKVTEKDETVRVSEKLNGMLAKAVEKRGERLAAMKEEEAKKTSTQATEGKTNTDTLPTISLVHISPSPSSPPVQAVVSPESSWPPPPPAIDQAGPLLNGPDDIDFPCPPPPLFYEERLVMAVQVPPEKSIPSTVHSEQVNSSCPTTSVVPVVKTDCVNVTTEVETLKPSSSQGIASPPLNIPPPPPYTAPPPPVKEVSPPTSKEVIFSPPKEFSPPPPEEIAPLPLKEVSPPPPEEVSPLPPKEVSPPPPEEVSPLPPKEVSPPPPEEVSPLPPKQVSPVPPKDISPPPPIKVSPEMPKESSPPLVQVIPPPVTGVSPTLVNVVSPPPVKEVSPPLVIKDSVLPAEEFAPPSCQKNVPQTLEEAAPESKLPQPQSISPPLPTEPVTSLQSQPQSTEQKNDVPLESISSESETNPVSCTSILTPPQSIPPPPPSEFLPQSQVTSQNTVGPATQEASLSLPHEASIPPALETTPPPSANISSPPPLPAQDLASIEPSPAGTENQSPELLSVPVVQEEPTPIVTPSLLQMVKLRSVNSSPEPPKAQEHAQAEVTMMTEQPNNQVPGPSASGEAPQKPIRRSLIMTSPTSTSPPVTIPSEPTLPKSQSAVISTASSATVLSPMPKKSPPATTTSPSMNLQEAIRLRTAARSKDSPASRLSLHSPTSPVDSRKSPSSTASFIFSKSNNKAVIETKPTVELTETSQKNPDVSSVTKGVKMPPPVAKKPKTKAKEMETSEGAEQTAGQEAQPESVGDTSEKTNMTAAGSVEGGAT, encoded by the exons CCGTCCCAAAGCGAGATGATGATGACAAGACCCCTGCACCCCCATTGCTGCAGGAGAACGTGTTCATTGAGGCCAGCAGGCCAAAGTACTTGGAGGACCTCCACACGGAGGCCCTGGAAGGATTGAAAATGATGCAGCAAGAAG AAACCAATAATGGAGTGGTGTACCAAGATAACGAAAGCACAGTT TCCGCAATGACAGTCCAAACAGAAGGTGATGGTGAAGGGTTTATGACAGACAGCACTGTTGCTGATACATCTTCGGTTGTCTCAGTACAATCATCTGTGTCCACAAGATCCTCCCGCTCTGGACTCACCAGGCAAG GATCAACATTCAGGCCCTTAAACTCTGggaaaaagtcagaaaaggCCAAGACAAGAAGACGACACAGGAAGACTGTTGGGGGTATCCCACAGCATGTCCAGAGAGAGCTGG GTCTGGACAGAGTGGGCTGGACAGCGTCTTCGAAGTTAGAAGAGGAACAGCTTTTTAATGGTGAGACTGATGACAGCATGACCATTGATGAGCCACAGCTGGCAGCAGAGTCCCAAAAAGAAGCCAGTCCCAGCTTTCGGGTTACAAAAGTCATCCAGCCCATCAGAAAACACCAAGATGAGCAGCTTTGTGCCACCCATGCTAGTCATAAGGATGACTTGGCCCTGCTGCATCGCTTGGGCCCTGACTTGTCAGGTGGGCAGAGGCCTCGGTCCCTGGCTGTTCCCTGGATGACTACTGCCAACAGCCTCCAGCAGGAGCCACCCAGCCCCGTCATGTCAATGTCTCCCCAGGCTGCTTACATGTCCAAAATCATTCCCAATGCTGTGTTGCCACCCTCCATCGAGGTGGTGGAAATCAGTCGTGGGCGGAGCCGCAGCAGCGTCCGCACTGTCAGCAAGACCAGCCTGCTGCTGTCCAGCCCGGCTCCCTCCCGTGCTTCCACCAGATCAACTTCCTCGAGATCCTCGAACATCACCTCCGCTTCTCAATACAATGCCTCCCATCTGTCTGATAGCTCTTGTTGGAGCAACTCTGAGTCCTCAGAGACCTTGGTATCTGACTCATCAAccatctccagcagcagcaccccTAGACAGAAGAGGTCGCAAGATGGAGATGCTTCTGGTAAGGAAGACAAAGTCAGTGTTCGCTCCTCCATCAGCAAGGCTTCAACATGCACCTCCAATGGCAAGCTCATTAGTAAGGGAGACAAGGCTAAAAATGAGGGGCCCTTTGTGCGTAGCCTCTCTGTCATGAAGCCCAAGCgggctcctcctcctccaaaccGCTCCTATTCCCTTCACAATAAGCTGAAGCGACGCTCACGGGATCTGGCAGAAGTTAGGACCAATTCAGGGGAATCCTCTCTCCATAACGTCTCAGgtgaggaaaatgaaaaaaacaaacctggaCCTTCTCCTTTGTCTTTGAGGATCATGGACAGTCCAGACTACAATGCTGACACTAGCTCTCTGGATGACTCTACAGGCTCTGGGTCATTCAGTCCATTTAAATCCCAGCTGCAGGCAGTGAAGACAGAAAAAGCTGCAAAAGTAGAAGAATCTAAAGATGCTACAAAAGAGAAGCAGGAACCACTTCAGGAGAATAAGCTAAGCAAAATGATCTCCCCGTCCAGTGGCTACTCAAGTCAAGATTGCACATCCCCACAGCTTTCTAAACAGCCCCACAGCTCATCTCCAAGGCACAAGAGAGGCATTTTAGCCAAGCTTCAAAGGTTATTTCCTGGATCCACTCCTGCTGGTTCAGCTCCATCCCCTCTCACAGAGCCACAGGCCTCTGAAGACACAAAATCCACTGCTGATGCTTCACTTGACACTGTCAGTGTTAACCCCTCTGTACAGGCGTTGAAAGAGCTATTTAATATCCCTCCGCCACCTAAAGTAcatgcacctcctcctcctcccccagaGGTATGGGCTCACAATAAGCGTACCTTTGAGTTGCTGCTGGGACCCCCAGCACCTGATAACACTTACGCCATCATAAAGAAGAATCCTAAGGACAGGCGACAACAAAGGCAGTCTCCCTCTGCATCTGCAGAGGGCTCtgtgaaaacaaagaaagttCAAGAAAGTGAGTTTTTGAATGTAGAGATTCTCAAAGAGAACAATGAAAGACTGGCTGAGCAGAATGATTTGAAAGGAAGTAGcaaagtgacagaaaaagatgaaacagTAAGAGTAAGTGAGAAATTAAATGGCATGTTAGCTAAGGCTGTAGAGAAACGTGGAGAAAGGCTGGCAGcaatgaaggaagaagaagcaaaGAAGACATCTACACAAGCAACAGAAGGAAAGACTAACACTGATACATTACCCACCATTTCATTAGTACACatttctccatctccctcttcACCTCCAGTGCAAGCTGTTGTGTCCCCTGAGTCATCCTGGCCCCCACCACCTCCAGCAATAGACCAAGCGGGTCCATTGCTTAATGGGCCTGATGACATAGATTTCCCATGCCCACCTCCCCCGTTATTTTATGAGGAAAGGTTAGTTATGGCTGTGCAGGTGCCACCAGAGAAGTCCATTCCTAGTACAGTACACAGTGAGCAGGTTAACTCCTCTTGCCCAACTACGTCTGTTGTACCAGTTGTGAAAACAGATTGTGTTAATGTGACCACAGAGGTTGAAACATTGAAGCCTAGTTCATCCCAGGGGATTGCATCACCACCCCTTAAtatccctcctccaccaccctATACAGCTCCCCCTCCACCAGTTAAAGAAGTCTCTCCTCCCACGAGTAAAGAGGTCATTTTTTCCCCACCCAAAGAGTTTTCTCCTCCACCACCTGAAGAAATTGCTCCTCTACCACTTAAAGAGGTTTCTCCTCCGCCCCCTGAAGAAGTCTCTCCTCTGCCACCTAAAGAGGTTTCTCCTCCACCACCTGAAGAAGTCTCTCCTCTGCCACCTAAAGAGGTTTCTCCTCCACCACCTGAAGAAGTCTCTCCTCTGCCACCTAAACAGGTTTCTCCTGTGCCACCTAAAGATATATCTCCTCCACCACCCATAAAGGTTTCTCCTGAGATGCCTAAAGAGTCTTCTCCTCCCCTGGTACAAGtcattcctcctcctgtcaCGGGTGTCTCCCCCACATTAGTTAATGTGGTATCTCCTCCACCAGTTAAAGAggtctctcctcctctggttATCAAGGACTCCGTTTTGCCTGCTGAAGAATTTGCTCCTCCATCTTGTCAAAAAAATGTACCTCAAACTTTGGAAGAAGCAGCACCTGAAAGCAAACTTCCTCAACCACAAAGTATTTCACCTCCACTGCCCACTGAACCTGTGACTTCCCTTCAGTCACAACCCCAGTCAACAGAGCAAAAAAATGATGTTCCCCTTGAGAGCATCTCATCTGAATCTGAAACTAACCCTGTTTCCTGTACCAGTATTCTCACTCCCCCTCAGAGTATTCCACCTCCGCCTCCCTCAGAGTTTCTCCCTCAGTCTCAGGTTACATCCCAGAACACTGTTGGTCCAGCAACCCAGGAGGCCTCCCTTTCATTACCACATGAAGCCTCCATCCCACCAGCTCTTGAAACCACTCCTCCTCCATCTGCAAATATTTCTtcacctccacctcttcctgCGCAGGATCTTGCCAGCATCGAGCCTAGCCCAGCAGGTACAGAAAACCAAAGCCCAGAGCTGCTCTCTGTCCCTGTTGTACAAGAGGAACCCACTCCCATTGTCACGCCCTCCCTTCTTCAGATGGTCAAGCTGCGGTCTGTCAATAGCAGCCCTGAGCCTCCCAAAGCTCAAGAACATGCCCAGGCTGAGGTCACCATGATGACTGAGCAGCCCAACAATCAGGTGCCAGGTCCATCTGCCAGTGGTGAGGCTCCTCAGAAACCCATAAGACGATCTCTGATCATGACATCTCCCACATCCACTTCTCCACCTGTCACAATCCCATCAGAGCCAACTCTGCCCAAGTCCCAGTCTGCTGTGATCTCAACCGCATCTTCAGCCACAGTCCTCTCACCTATGCCCAAAAAGTCTCCTCCTGCCACGACCACCTCACCTTCCATGAACCTACAGGAGGCCATCCGCCTGAGGACAGCAGCCAGATCAAAAGACAGCCCTGCATCTCGCCTCAGCCTGCACTCACCTACATCACCAGTAGACTCCCGAAAGTCCCCCTCCAGCACAGCCAGCTTTATCTTCTCTAAGAGCAACAACAAGGCAGTGATAGAGACCAAGCCTACAGTGGAATTGACAGAAACCTCACAGAAAAACCCAGATGTTTCCTCTGTAACAAAGGGAGTCAAGATGCCACCGCCTGTTGCGAAGAAACCCAAAACAAAGGCCAAAGAGATGGAGACCAGTGAAGGGGCGGAGCAAACTGCAGGACAGGAAGCACAGCCAGAGAGTGTTGGGG ATActtcagagaaaacaaacatgacagCAGCAGGTTCTGTTGAAGGAGGAGCCACATGA